Proteins encoded by one window of Mesotoga sp. UBA6090:
- a CDS encoding KH domain-containing protein: MREVLELILKGIVREPDQITVSEAVDENGNTVFEIGASEEDVGQIIGKDGRTIKSINVLLNALAGSSKESFILKVVR, encoded by the coding sequence TCATTCTGAAGGGAATAGTTAGAGAACCCGATCAGATAACCGTTTCAGAGGCTGTCGATGAAAATGGGAACACGGTCTTCGAAATTGGTGCCTCAGAAGAAGATGTTGGCCAGATTATTGGAAAGGATGGGAGGACAATCAAGTCAATCAACGTACTTCTCAACGCTCTTGCCGGCTCATCAAAGGAAAGTTTCATTCTAAAGGTGGTCAGATGA